TTCGATTGCTTTTTTTGTGTAACCTCTTTCAGAATAAATATAACCCAGACTAGAAGTTGCGATTCCGTAATATTCAGAAGGAAGGTTATAGTTGTTAATCCAGTAACTGAAGGCAAATTCGGCACCGCGCCAATCCTGCTGTTTCAGGCGTTTCAAACTTTCGGCAGCCCAGTACTCATTAGTATTAGTTCCAATTAGTTCCAGGGCTTTTTTAAGGAAATGATTTCCCTGCTGTACATAATGGATATTAAACCGCTGATCACGGTTATAATCGGCAAGGTCATAATATGCCCGGGCTTTTATATTATAAAATTCGAACTTATTCTTCTGATCCAGTTTTTTATCATCGATAACATTCAGCGTATCAATGGCTTCTTTAAAAAGACCGGATGAAAGCAGTACAAAACCTTCCTTAATTCGGCTTTTAGCCAGATATTTTGGGTCTTTCAGAATTTTAGCCTTAATTTTTGACTGTTCTAAATAATAGTAAGCCGAGTCGTATTTAAATGATTTGTATTCATCAAACAAAGACATATAAGTGTCATACAATTTTTCATTGTTCTGACTTACGGTAAATTTTGAAACATTTTTCTTTAAAGCTTCAATTTTGCGATATTTCTGTTTTAAGTAAACTTCTTTTTTCAGCAGTACATTATCTAATTCTTCAAGGATCGGATTGGTCTCTTTCGCAGCTAGAGAAAAACCCGCAATGAAAAAATACAGAATAAATATTTTTTGCATGTTGATTTGGTTTTTAAGGTAAGATAGTTATGGTTTTGGGTTAATTCGTCTGGATTAAAAATTAATAAAAAACTATTGGTCAGTAGTTTTTGGATCAGGAATATTTCCTTTCGGATTTTCCGATAGAGACGCTTTTTTGGCTTCAAAAGCTCTGTAAATGTTAAAAGCGGTTAAATATCTTGCAATTATACAATAAAAAGTAATTATAAATATGTATAGTGAAAAAATATTAGTCTAAAACTACCATATTGTCATATTTACCATTATTTATTTACGCATTTTTATCTAAACAGGACCTTGATTTTTTGAAATATAAAAATATTGTAAAATATTGATAATTAGGTATTTGTTGTTAAAAAGGTTTTAATTATATCTTGATTTTTTACAGACATTTTTTTTAAGATTTATTTAAGATCTAGTTTCGTAGTGTCCTTTTTAAGGATTGAAAAACTAACAAAACCAAAAATTTATGAGAAGTAAAAGTTATTACTGGTTAGCTCTTTTAATGTGTTTTTTCGTGATAAGCTGCGATAATACAGAAGACGGAAGCTACGTTGATCCTATTACAATTTATGAGAAAGTAAATGGTAACTGGGGACTGACAAATTTGAAAATGGTAGATGAGTTTGCAAAGGCAAATAAGATCGAACCAAACGAAGAAAACCTGAGTACTTTTTTTAACTACGAAGATTTTAAAATTAAATTTAATGTAGACGAAAAGAACCAGCCTGCAAGTTATGAAGTGACTGGAAATGTACCGCCCTTATTTGCTCCAAAAGGTTACTGGGAATTAAGCTCAGATTTTCAGCAGACGAACGCCAATCCTGTAAAAATCTACTTGTACAGCGATGCACAAAAAACTCAAAAAACAGACGAACTTAAATTGACTTCGGTTCCGGGGAAAAATGGCGAAATGGAATTTCAGCTGGCTCACGCTTCGGGAGGAGTTACGTTTGTGACGTATGTGTTCAAATTAAATGCTATTAATTAAGAAAGTAACATGAAAAAATTTCTATATACAATTTTATTTGCTCTTTTGATGGTTCCGGCTTTTACTAAGGCACAGGAAAATGCAGGAGCTGTAGGACCAATGTCTTCATTTCCGGTTGTTTACAATTATGATGAAAAAGTGACGTGGTATTTTGATCTTTCGGGAACTACCTTTTTAGAAAATGAAGATCTGTACATCTGGATCTGGTCGCCGTCTGAACCGGATGCGGGAAACTGGGAGAACTCTTCTGATTTTGCCAAATTAAGTTATGTGGGTAACAAAGTGTGGAGTTTTACGCTTACTCCAACGCAGTATTTTTCTAAAACTCCGGCCGAAATTGCAGCAAGTGCAGGATTTTGGTTTCGTTTAAAAAACAAAAACGGATCAAAACAAAGTGATGTAGCCAATATGCCGTACACTGATTTTTCGACTTTTTATACTGCAAATGAATTAATCAGAGCATATCCAACAAAACCAACATTAGACAAAGGAGTAAGCATTTTGTTTAATGCCAACTTGGCTCCGGGATTTGCGGGTGCGGCAAGCGTTCATATGCACAGCGGATTAAACGACTGGGATGTCAAACAAGAATATCAATCGTGGTTACCGGAAATCGCAGCCAAAACAAAATTGAAAGATTTAGGAAATGGCTTTTATAAAATGGACTTAGTTCCAAAAGACTACTATAATGCTCCGGACGGTTATGTAATGGAAAATCTGGTTTTCCTTTTTGTAAAAGACGACTGGGCAGGAACTACTCCGGATCAGGTTTTATATGCAGGTGCTTACGAACCGCCTCCGGCACCAATTTTCGGGTTTTTTCCACTGCAGATCAGTCAGAAAGATTTTCTTGGAATGTACAGAAAAAACAACGAACCGGGTGTAAACAAATTAATCTATACGATTACAGCAGGTTCAAAAACAATTTCAGGTGAGTTTACCGGAGGAACTGCAGAGATAAAAGGATTTGTCAATTTAGTTTCGGAACTGAAAGATTCTCCGGCTTTAAGCGAAATTCATGTTTTGGTGAAAGACAATAAAGACAAAACGATTTCAGAAACTACAATTCCGCTTAAAACTTTAGACAAATAATTCACTATCAAATTTAAACATCATTCTAATGAATAGTAAAAATAAAAGAACAGCCCTGCATCAAATGTGGGCTGCTAAATCGCTCGTATTCATGATTTTCATGCTTTTTATTTCGGCAGGAATGTTTGCACAGGGAAAAAAGCTTGTTACGGGAACTGTTTACGACAATACAGGAACTGTTTTGCCGGGAGCATCGGTACTTGAAACCGGAACCCGAAACGCAACTACAACTGATTTTGACGGGAAATTTACTCTGGAGGTAACAATAGGAGGAACAATAGAAGTTTCTTTCATTGGATCATCTACTCAAAAAGTACAAATTACAGCTTCGACTTCAAAAATTGATGTCAGCCTCAAAAATGACGGGTATCAATTAGCCGAAGTTCAGGTCGTTTCTGTTGGATACGGAACACAGAAAAAATCAGATTTAACAGGTTCGATTTCAACCGTTACAGCAGATAATTTAGTAAAAGGAACGATTTCGTCTACAGAACAGGTTTTGCAGGGAAAAGTAGCCGGATTAAATATCATTCGCCCTTCTGGAGATCCTGCTGCAGGTGCTACGATTCGTCTGCGCGGGGGAACTTCATTAACAGCAAGCAACAGTCCGCTTATTGTAGTTGACGGAATTGCCGGTGTTGATATCAATGTGGTACAGCCTTCGGATATTAAATCGGTTGACGTTCTTAAAGATGCTTCGGCAACGGCTATTTACGGTTCAAGAGGAGCAAACGGGGTAATTATCATTACGACAAAATCAGGAACAAAAGGCGTTTCTGTAGTATACAACGGTCAGTCAAGTGTAGGATATGTTGCTGATAATCTGGATTTATTATCGGCAAACCAATGGAGAGGTTATGTTCGTCAGACCGGAAATATGGATGCTATTGATTTTGGAGGAAATACAAACTGGCAGAAAGCTATTGAACAAACAGCCATTTCGCAGTCGCATACTTTAAGTATTAATTCCGGAAAAGCCGACAGCGGTTTCAGAACTTCTATTTCATACCTGAACAACGAAGGTGTTATTAAAAAATCAGGTTTAGAAAGAGTGAGCGGAAATATCAATGCCTATCAGTTCCTTGGTGATAACAAAGCTGTAAAATTTGATATGGGATTATTTGCCAACATAGACAAATGGAACCCGATTGATTACAGAATTTTTGAACGTGCTTACAACTTAAACCCAACAATTCCGGTTTATGATGCCAACGGAAATTTCACTAATGTAAACTTTACGCTTTACGAAAATCCGGTTGAAATTTTAACCAACAGAACCGTTGATAATGAAAGACACAGACTTTTGGGTTATTTTAAAACTGAGGTTAAATTCTTAAACGATTTTCAGGCAGTTGCCAATATTTCCTTAGAACATAATGCGGTAAAAGGCGGTACGTACAAACCGACTTATGCCATTATGGAAGGTCGTTCTGAGTCCGGGTATGCACAAAGAACATACGCAGAATATACAAATGCGCAGGGCGAACTTTATGTAAATTATAACAAAGTAATCGACAGACACAACATCAGCGCTCTTGCGGGGTATTCTTACCTTGAAAATATTTATGAAGGTTTTGGCGCACAGCGTTCAGGTTTTGTAACAGATGCTTTTGGGTACAACAATTTAGGGGCAGGTTATAACTATCGTTTGGGCGATGTGTATTCATATAAAGGAAAATCAAATCTGGTTTCTTTTTATGCTCGTGCCAATTACAATTACGACGGAAAATATCTGCTGACTGCAACGGTTAGACGAGACGGTTCAAGCCGTTTTGGAGAAAATAATAAATGGGGAACTTTCCCTTCGGCTTCTGTGGCGTGGAGAATTTCTAACGAAGAGTTTATGAGTTCTACAAAAAACTGGCTGGGATCTTTAAAATTAAGAGCAGGTTACGGAGTTACAGGTAATCAGGATGGAATTGGCGAATACAAATCACTTTCGATTTTAGGAGTTGGAAACGACAGTTACTACGATCCGGTTACCGGAACATGGAGTTTGGCCTATTCACCTAAACAAAACCCAAATCCTGATTTAAAATGGGAATCAACCAGACAATTAAACATTGGGGTAGATTTTACTTTATTCGACAGAATCAACGGTTCGTTCGAATGGTATCAAAAAAACACCCACGATTTATTGTACACTTACGAAGTGCCTCAGCCTCCGTATTTAGTAGGAACTATGCTGGCTAACGTGGGTGAAATGTCAAACAAAGGAGTTGAACTTACTTTGAATGCCGATATTGTAAGAGGAGATAAATTTACATGGAATGCTAACTTAACGCTTGGTCATAACGTTCAGAAAATCGAAAAACTCTCAAATCCAACGTATAAAACAGATGTAATTTACAGCGGTTCATTGCACGGATTATCGGGTATGTCAGGGCAATATTCTCAAATTATTGCCGAAGGATATCCGGTTGGAACTTTCTGGGGATTCAGAAATGCCGGACTTGATGAAAACGGCAAAATACAATATTACAATGCTGCCGGAGAAATTGTGGGTGAAAGTGCTTTGGTTGACGGCGATAAAACCGATTTAGGAAATATTCAGCCGGATCTGACTCTGGGTATCGGAATGAACTTTACATATAAAAACTTTGATCTTGGAATTTCAGGTTACGGAATGTTTGGTCAAAAAGCCTTAAATGCTACAAACATGATGCTGAACGATCCAAACCGTTTACCAACGTATAATGTTCCGGATGATTTCCTGAACAGCGGGATTACATCAGCACCAAAATATTCAGATTACTGGATCGAAGATGCGTCTTTCTTTAGATTACAAACGGTTTCTATAGGATACACATTACCGCTGAACTTCAAAAAATCAAAACTGCGAATGTACATCATGGGAGAAAATCTGGCAGTATTTACAAAGTACAAAGGAGTAGATCCGGAGATTGGTTTAAATGCTCAGGATGGTGCTGACCAGACAGGATTAGCAGCGCCTGGTATCGATAAGTACAACAATTATCCAAGACCAACTACGATTTCTGTTGGATTAAATTTCACTTTGAACAACTAAGCGATTAACTCAAAAATATAAAAAATGAAAATCAAAATAATAGGAGCATTAGTAGTAAGTATGCTTTTTACGATATCATGTACTGATTTAAGTGAAGACTTATATGATAGAGTAGAAGACGGAAATTTTGGAAATACTCCAAAAGAAGTTGATGCATTAGTGGGAGGCGCATATTCATCTTTAAGAGGATTCGCTGACGGAATTTCCAATAATTATCC
This portion of the Flavobacterium gelatinilyticum genome encodes:
- a CDS encoding SusC/RagA family TonB-linked outer membrane protein; the protein is MNSKNKRTALHQMWAAKSLVFMIFMLFISAGMFAQGKKLVTGTVYDNTGTVLPGASVLETGTRNATTTDFDGKFTLEVTIGGTIEVSFIGSSTQKVQITASTSKIDVSLKNDGYQLAEVQVVSVGYGTQKKSDLTGSISTVTADNLVKGTISSTEQVLQGKVAGLNIIRPSGDPAAGATIRLRGGTSLTASNSPLIVVDGIAGVDINVVQPSDIKSVDVLKDASATAIYGSRGANGVIIITTKSGTKGVSVVYNGQSSVGYVADNLDLLSANQWRGYVRQTGNMDAIDFGGNTNWQKAIEQTAISQSHTLSINSGKADSGFRTSISYLNNEGVIKKSGLERVSGNINAYQFLGDNKAVKFDMGLFANIDKWNPIDYRIFERAYNLNPTIPVYDANGNFTNVNFTLYENPVEILTNRTVDNERHRLLGYFKTEVKFLNDFQAVANISLEHNAVKGGTYKPTYAIMEGRSESGYAQRTYAEYTNAQGELYVNYNKVIDRHNISALAGYSYLENIYEGFGAQRSGFVTDAFGYNNLGAGYNYRLGDVYSYKGKSNLVSFYARANYNYDGKYLLTATVRRDGSSRFGENNKWGTFPSASVAWRISNEEFMSSTKNWLGSLKLRAGYGVTGNQDGIGEYKSLSILGVGNDSYYDPVTGTWSLAYSPKQNPNPDLKWESTRQLNIGVDFTLFDRINGSFEWYQKNTHDLLYTYEVPQPPYLVGTMLANVGEMSNKGVELTLNADIVRGDKFTWNANLTLGHNVQKIEKLSNPTYKTDVIYSGSLHGLSGMSGQYSQIIAEGYPVGTFWGFRNAGLDENGKIQYYNAAGEIVGESALVDGDKTDLGNIQPDLTLGIGMNFTYKNFDLGISGYGMFGQKALNATNMMLNDPNRLPTYNVPDDFLNSGITSAPKYSDYWIEDASFFRLQTVSIGYTLPLNFKKSKLRMYIMGENLAVFTKYKGVDPEIGLNAQDGADQTGLAAPGIDKYNNYPRPTTISVGLNFTLNN
- a CDS encoding DUF5004 domain-containing protein, coding for MRSKSYYWLALLMCFFVISCDNTEDGSYVDPITIYEKVNGNWGLTNLKMVDEFAKANKIEPNEENLSTFFNYEDFKIKFNVDEKNQPASYEVTGNVPPLFAPKGYWELSSDFQQTNANPVKIYLYSDAQKTQKTDELKLTSVPGKNGEMEFQLAHASGGVTFVTYVFKLNAIN